The Magallana gigas chromosome 6, xbMagGiga1.1, whole genome shotgun sequence genome includes the window TTGAAGAAGCTGGAGGCCTGCTCATCCAGGTAAATTGTTTCATTCaatgtataaaatatgaataggtaaacttcaatatttgtttacttCTCTGGCAGTCAGTcctattttggtttttttttttttcagtgaaacttGTCTTAATATTCTGAACAGAATCTCATCAAAGTTTGTAGTTAATAAGTACATATTATGCATAGATGTgcatagattatttttcaaggaGTTATgccattttatttgattattttttgtagTAAATGCATACATAACCATTTATTTTGTGTAGCATTGTCAAGCTATGTGGGGGCTTGGGTTATTTGAGCTTAATCATATTCTTTCATATTGGTGACTTGCAGAACAAATCTAGAAGGCGTTCCCCCGGAGGAGTATATATTCACTTGCTGAAATCAGACAATACCATTTCAAAGGACAAAATCATTGATATATTTGCTAAAGAAGAGGAGGACTTCATTCACACAATGGAAGAAAGGAAACGGATAAGAAAAgaacaaaatcaaaagtaagCATTAAAGATAACTTTGTTTCTTTACACAGTGAAACTTCTCaatgtatgcatgtacatgtaattaccaAATTAGAACTTAAATGAAATTCTAAATGGTTATATGtcaataaagatttttaaaaacaaaacaattgatttttaacAGTTCCTGTAGAATCACAAAACGGGGAAATTTTATCTCAAGAAAACCTCCGCTTCTTTAGTACTTCTGTTTGTCTTACACCTCTACTCTTTATTTTTAGGAGAAAAGAGAGACGAAGACTAAGAAGACTACTACCTCAATCCAAGTTAATGCAGAAGGCTAAGGCCTCCATGGACACAGACAGCAGACCCAATGAcagagaaaaagaagaagaaaatgccATGGGGTCAGCAGAAAGTGAAAATGAAAGTGGAAATGAAAACTTGTCAAGTAGTGAACCTGAGGCCAACCTGGGTCAGTTTGAGGTCAATGAAAAAGATGTGGTGGAGATAGATATTGGAGTGGATGAGATGATCGATTAAGCTCCGTCTAGTGCTACTCACCGATTCTGTGGTATGTGTCATCTGGTTATGACAACTACGTATTCTGGATTTAATATACGTGAATTGGCAGGCCTGGTACCTGGCCAGTGATGGAGAAACCTGACTGAAGAGCACTCAGTATATGATGCTCTGAACTTATCTTTGTGTTGATAACTGTATCTTAATCAGTGTATGTTGAGGTTTGTCTTCTTAATTGATAATTACACAGTAAAAAGACTTCACAGGACAGTTCTGCCAAGCAGATACCactttattcaaaaatgttaatgaatataTGCACTAAGTAATGTACTTTTTCAAGTCATcaacataaaataaaacttgcGCATGGTAACACTATACTTGTAATTTTTGGGTTGTGAGGGACATAGTCAGTTTTGAAAGGATATTCTGGTAATATACAGATTGccaaaaatcaaattcatattttttctgtatTGTGCAGGTGAATGAATAGTGATATTTACCAGTTCCTGCTAGAACTGTTGTATATCACAAGTTTACACTTCAGCCTAGAGTGAAGGATCCTGAGTGGTAGCTAAATTGTGAATTtctcgaaataaacaataatatcaagtataattttataaatagatttttcccccaaaatgggtcatctaacagcgtagcgcagtgggttagagctTTCACTACGGATCTTTAAGTCGGgagttcgaatcctgctggggatttttacctttccaaaaattgttaaaacatactttttggtcaaatattgtgaaatttgaaaattctaaactggtgaaagtatttcagtTATAATGttctttaatccacattaatatcgacagatgtcccatgtACCACCTTAATGGTGTTTTGTTATGAAGGAAGTTTTGTGGATCCAAAATGGTTCATCTCTGTAAAGGTCCTTGTTTAAAATGTGGGTCCTCTCTGATTTATTTGCAGTAAATCATCATGATTTCAAGTGAAGTTGTGTCAGATGAGGGTGACTGGTAAACTAAATATCTCTAAAAGAAAAGAGAAGAGGAAGTCCTCTGAGTCTTGAGCTTATCAgatttttaaagtatgaaaCTTATCAACTCGTGTGTACAATGCAGATGGATATATCACTTCAAAGTTGTCAAACTCATTGCTTGCAAGATGAGAAATTATTGATATCTTCTTCTAAGTGTGTTCCTTActtcataatttataaattttaaattttttttaatacttatcCAGATGCTTTACAAAGTTTGACACAATTGCCTAGGCAGGTCGTGATgagaaatgtataaaaaatggagatttatgtaaaaatttggaTCAGCAAGCTTCAGGCAGGTCAAACTTCATAAACTTCTTGcatgaaaaagttttgatcAAGGTCAGAAagttatgaaattgtttttaattttcccTTGTGCATTTTTACCCTTGTGCATTGTTTTTTGAAACTGTCTTGAAAAAATTTGTTGAACAGTACTGTCTCAGAAACTaagcaaaaatgaaagaaatagtgaagtcaaggtcatatggaaggtcaaggtcagaaCAATATGAACTTACCCATATGCATCTTTCTCtggattttgaagaaaatatataGGAACAGTATTTTTAAACTGAGCCAAATGCAATGGcttatttgaaacaaaacaacaatttaatTAACATAAAACAATCTTCAGACTTGGAGTCATTCTATTTGATACTGAAGTTcttaaattcatacaaaaattTGCAAAAGATTAGTGTCCTGTACTTATgacaaaatcaaaattcttGCTCTCAATGCATTTGTTTATGTTCTTGTACTCTTGGTTTTTCATCTGTCCCTGTGTTATGATATAAAAGAGGGACATGCACACAATTTTAGCTCAAgtttttaaattccattttaaagTCTCATGATTAAACTGTGCAATTTGAAATCTTTACCCAAATTTGACAGGGAAACACAGAGCTTATAAttgtttgttatgtaaacaaagtcagGCAATGTTTTTGCAAATAATGAACTGTTACAATAACAATATCTGATATTTACATTTGGTAAACCAATCAACATGTCATGTTAACAATTCTAgacattaaaaaacatttgaGCTCAAATTGGGTCTATTTTCCATGCATTTTTCACATACTGGTTCTTTTCAACAAACTAGAAAACCTGATGTTTTCatcatataatttattacacatttttttcattataacaaaacttttgtaCAGCCATCCAGCAGTAAGAGATAGAGCAGGGTTATTTCCCCTACATTGGGCAAACTTTAATAATTCCTTAATACAACAGTTGTGTAAACATGGataatttacaatttactttttatcaATACAGAGAAATCATTAAAAACCCAAGTTCAATGAATTTAATGGAATTAAAACACCAGTTGATGTTCAGGCACTTGACCAATCAAATAATGGAAAATTGTAAAGTTCAAATTTACCCAGtaattgaattgattttaattttgccCATTTTTACTGACAAAATAACAGGTATGAAAAAATTGATAGTAAGTCAATTACATTTCATCacagtaaaaaaaagaagaagaaattaaCAGACCACCATAACAAAGACATGTCAAGAAATGGCTTTAATAATATCTAATTCAAACAcattaattctaaataaaatgcaaatatcaATTTATCTACATGGAGTATaacatttggtaatatgatacTTATAACAACTAGCTACACATACATAACCCATACCCTCAGTCTATTCCCCTCAGTTACCTCCCCTTACTGTCGGAGGGCAGAGGGTTTTTCTTACTTCAAATATGAAATACCTAAACAATAGAATACTACCGACATATCTATCAACCAATCTAAAACACAACATTGGTAGAGCTCATTTTGTACTTCATATATATCAACACGACTGGTCCTAAACATTCTTAATATCCATCCACCATCTACCGTCTTCGGTCACATATTGGTACATGCACAGgaattattgagaaaaaagttgcAACAAAAAACCGGTTTTTGAAAACACTGATACAGTCTACAGGTATAACTTTGGTAAAACTTCTTCAAAATACTATCACTATACAAAGTTTATATCTTTTGGTCTTTCTAACAGAGTGAAGACTTTTCCTCATGTTTCTTTTTGGTTTGAGACAACCCTTATGATTCCTTTACCTTTGACCCCTTGATGGACGGATGATTGGATGGAATCGACCGAGATAAATAGCCCAAGACAGAGAAGATTCACTGGTGTAACATTATCCCTAAATCCCCTAACCTAGCTTAGGTTGTCTGTCAGCCCCCTCCCTTTGCTAAATCTGAACATTATTTGTGAGGTAAATACgtttttaataaacattcaaGAAAAACAGCTATATAAAAGAATGAATACGGTATTTATGTGATAAAGTTTTTACAATACCTGAAGGAAAATCTTAGTGATTTCCAGACATTatccacataaaaaaaaacttcatggATAAATACTAACAAGTGTACATGATGAatgcatacaaaataaattagatGTAACACTTTCCACAGTATAtgataaaaatgtaatattttttccctaacaaagaaaaaaaataatagaaatatagAACTACAGTATATTCATCTGATTAAATAACTTGACAAACATCAAATGAAGATAACATGAGAAATGGACACCCCTGGACTGTCATGCAAATGACGGCCAAGAGCAACGTGGaaaattgatatacatgaaCTATAGACATTACTTGAGCTTCTACTTGTGTGAGTCAAGTATCAATATTATTCTTCACAAATTGAGGTACATAATTAATTCCTAGTTTGGCACCCAACATCGGGTGATGTTGATACAAGTGAGCTTTATAACCTACAGGTAaacatattttctatatttttggcAAATGCATTTCCACAACTGAACTTGTATTCGATATCACAAGTTTGccattttttcataaatcacaAATCAAATCACAGTACAACAAATCTATCACATtgattaaacaaacaaaacaggAAATATGACTAGATCTTAAGCTCACTTTCCCTTTGTAAGAAGCCTTTACAAAGACAAGTAAAGTAATTGTCGCCCAAATTAGTATGCAGCTCTTTGCAGAGCACAAGAATTTTCAAActattttgatgtttaaagAGGAATATGGGACCAGTTGTGACTGACACTTGATGGGATAGTGTTTCTACAAtatttgtagattttattttaccaccataattttttgtttacaaagtaCTATATTCCGTATTCTTTTCTTAAAACAGTGCAAGCATTCACTCTGATATAATCACTAATGATGACGATAGCATCAGTTTTGGGCATCAACAAAAGGAAAGTTGGTCCTAATAATTCTTGAACATGTCACTATATAATTTCATATGTAACATCGTAGCACaattgtttgaattaaaaaatttgagaaaaaataaactataaactgatttaatattaaaaatttaacaatgaACAAGAGTATGCATACAACCAACTCTGGGACAAAGAGCTCACCTATAAACATGGAGTCTTGTCACAAAAGCAACAGAGACCAAGAATAACTTAACAATATAATACAAAGAATACACACGTCTCTTACAAGTCTTCTGATAAACCAATGTCTTACAGATGGTTGTCAAGACACCAATAGCACTCTGGCTGGGGTTTTGTTTGAACAAATACAACTATGAGATCTTTACAAAAATAGAGATGACTGCATGTTTGCTCCTGGGGGTTAGTGAAGAGGGGATCAGTACAAGTCAGTACTACTGTCCTTGGAACACCCTGCCACCCCGGGTGGTAACAGGTCCAGCTCGAGTCTTTATCTTCTGGCACTTGTGTCCATGTTCATACAAAAATGAGGTAAAAAGCAACGAGCTGTTCAGTCCACAGCAACCTGTGTCACGATGGGACACACTTGCTCATTTCACTCTGGTTCATATTGTTTCACATTGGTTCACACTCTCACTCAGACTAATTTTACTCTGGTTCACACTTTAGGCTTATACTCTGGTTTGTGAATTGGGTTACTATGGTTTACTCAGAACCAGACTTGCCAACCAGAACAGTGTTTTAATCATCATGATGCTTCATCTTCTGATTTTTCTTTCCAGTATCGATAATTCTCCTGTAGGTGGGCCATCAAATCAGGAATATCACAGAAATCTAAAAACCCAGTCAAAATAGTCAATACAAATGTACAAGTATCAGTTAAAGTCATTAACCcttttgttatattaaaaacCCAGTCgaaataataaatacaaatgtacaagtATCATTTAAAGTCATTAACCCTGTTGTTATACTAAAATCGAAGAAATGTTTGATGTAATTGAGATGGTAATGAGTTTGTAACATTTCAAAGACGAATTGCAAAACAACTTACAATCCCAGGCATCAAACATGTCATTGATGAAGAAGTCTATAAAACTGGTTTGTGATTTTGGTATACTGCAGGTTTTTCTATCAAATGCAGGCATAACCACAGGTAAGTTTCTTCTCTTTTCTTCATCAGTCTAAAAAACAGGTAAACAATGCCAAGTAATTCCACTGTAACATATTTATAAGTTTTAAGTCTTAGTACTGGTAAAATAAAGACATAACACTGCAGATTTCAACGTTTGTATAAATACACTGGGGTACTGACTTTTAATTCATGATTTATTTGTGATATTGAtacattagttttttttttttcatgtaccggtactgtacatgtataaagatacATTTGAAGTATGTGAGAAATGATGATTTCCTTTACTTTGGCTAAATGTTCTCTGTGTTTTGTGTACCTGTATGAAGTATTCCTCGGCGATGCGTTTGGCCCACTCTATACACATCTCCGTAGTTCTACACGGATTACTGACGTCTGCACACTTTATCAGCATGCGCTTAATCAGAGAGCGGTTTTCAGGGGTGGACAACTGGTTTATAATTGCCATGCTGTCGGGTGAGCCTGTCCCactctgaaaaaagaaataaatactaTCAATATCATCattgagagaaagagagagagagacagagagagagagagagaatgagagagagagagtttgtttatttttgaattacCATTGAAGAAGTTTCCTCTAGTTTCAGCGTGCTTTTGTTGACACAGCTGACAAACTTGTTGAGGTGTTCAAAGTGTTGCTTCATCTCTGTAGCCAGCACCATGTCAATAATGGTCTCCCTCAGGGGAGTGTACTCATCTCTTGTTaggtttttaaagatattgacaGAGTTGTCTTTCCATGATAATTGGAAGCCCAAGGCAGCATGATGGTTTTCAAGAACAGCTCTggaataacaaaatatacatttctGTAAATTTCACAATCAGCTTCATTTAGTCATCACTAACTTAAACAGCTTAGAAGAATATAAACATGTATCCCTAAAACAAATTAAGGTAATTATTAGAATATATACTGGtaactttgattaaaaaaaatattttcaaaaatagcaATATTTTATTCCATAAAATATCTGTAGCATACCTCATTCAGCACAATATACACCAAGCACCCCATTTTTTTTCTCCTCAATATTTTGGAATTACTCAACTCAGTTGTCGACTCAAATCCATAAAATACAAGTGAatgaatttatgataaaatCTCAGATTTGACACCATGAGGGTAGTTGAGAATACTATATGTATTAGTTAACGACACTGGGGCCTGTTATTAAAGTTTTGAGATGTCAATGATATCCCATGTATTTATAACAGATTTGTTGATTTGTCTTCACCTCTACCGGGCATTTAACTGAGCACAAAGTGGGTGTATGACTAGGATGTGCAAGGATCGAGACTTAATGGAATGGTATTAAAGGCCACATTTTAATGTCACCACTACTGGCTACACCTTATTATAACATGGCCGGTAAATGGTTTAAGAATGTTATTTAAGggcttatgaaattaaaacattgaTGGGGATaatattataaacatatatgACAATTCTATTAAATATGTACCGCTATACAGTGGTACTTCAAccattatgtatatatattaaggCAATTGATATATATTGTGTATGTATCACATTAATAACTTTAGACcaccattaaaaattaattattcttcaaaataattttgtttaaatgaattttgtttaacaacATTTGAAGTGATTGAATTTTAAACCTTGTgaatttaaccccccccccccccaaaaaacatCAAAGGGTGAATGTACTTAATGACCAAATGTCCATGGAGTTTTAGGAACGTGAAGcacaagatatacatgtatagacattAATGGACAGGGTTTGTACAGCCAATGCTATCATCTTATGATCTATTTCCCCCCCCTGACATGAAAGGTCATCAATATATTACAgcttaaatgtaaacaaagcttacTAACTGTCAAAATATGGACTTAAAAGATTTTGGTCGGGCAAGAAACAGGGTACTCAGCGATTTAGATAGACCAGCTGAGAGTtgctaaacaaaatatgtttccttttaCATGGTTAAAGTTCCAGGTTCAAATAAAAGCAGACTGGTAAATGGAAATCTAATGAAAAATGTGGGACAGTTTTTTGGTCATTTTCAGTTCCTTTAATTAATTAGAGACAGCCAAGGAGATTCTAGTGACACCCCTTTCCCTAAATCTTAATTTGTAGACGATATACAAGTAGCCAGACCACAATTACGGCTATTGACACATACACCTGTCATGTTGATTTCTACATCAGTCTTCCAACCAAAGTGGACTGTCACTTTCAGGCTAGAATAACATCTGACACAAACATAAGTCACTCTTACAGTGCTGTCGTATAGACAGGACTTACTGGTCATTGTACATGAGTGCCAGGGGATTCTTCTCATTGATTAGGAAGGCATTAGTGTAGCCAGGGTGGTCTACATCATGAATAATGGCAGCTATCAAACAAGCAACCTGGTCCATTTGGTCTAGTACAGcctacaaaaaaaacccaaatcaaCTTTTACAAAAAGGATTAATCATTTGCTAATTTTCTGGTGCATCAGCTTTTTCAAACTTTACCAACCAGTTGGCAATAAATAGGGATTTACATGAACATATAAATGTACTGTTACATGACTAATGAGAGAATACACTTCATGGAAatgtttcatattatttaatgtttataaaaggTATCAATTATCtgtatttacaaaaacatataCATAAAGTTGCTGGCTGTGTAAATTTTCtcaagttggggggggggggggggtgttttcatttcaattaaaaaaaaaacaagtttaattTATAGGCCTTGTATGtggaaatacaaaatatttggaatCCCCATAGTCAAGAAAGTAGCTATATAAACCCTAAAATTACATGACTGTCCTTTTGTTTTCCTCAAGTGAAACACAGTATTTTATCACTTCTAACTCCTATATGATGTctgcaaacatacatgtacatgtaatatattcaaacatttataaaacatttatctGAAAATGTCATGATAATATAGATACACATAAAGTGTATTAGTTACATAATGCTGTACTTTTGcagttttgaatttcaaataattctttaatttatcaatttacatttaaaacctTGAACTTCAAATAAATTGGATAGATTAATAAGCCTAGAAAATTTGGTATTACATGATGTTATCCATTAATGGACACTCTACACCTCTTTTTAATGACTCTCTTTCATGCGTTTTTCTAGATCTGGAAATAATTCCATGACTACTTCATTTGCAGATGTCCAGCGGCAATAAGCAGAGTTGACACTAACACAATCAGAAAAAGTCAATATCTCCCAGAATGAACTTACAATGTGGgaaggaaaaaaacccacatcaATACTGACCAATACAAAAGAAGCCTTTTCAACCCTTctccctttttttttcttttcagataaCTAGAGAAACACACATATCTAGTGCAAGATCAGAAAGGGTGCACTTCTTAGAGAGTAGGGCTCCATTCATCAGTCATGATCAATCTTAATAACAATTGGTGGAGAGTTTATGAAGTCACCTTTAAGTTCACCGAATTCATTAGCATGTGTTACATGACTTTGATGCTCATTCCTGAAGAGCACTTTTAACACTAAAACACCAATCTATCAACACCTGTGAATCTTTTaccttttttctcttttttttttttggtttaaacaCTCATATCTATTcaaaggtataaaaaaaaattcaacaacgAAAATTTTTCTAGGTAGTTGAGAACAAGCTGATCAGGttattgttcaataaaaattatcaattgaGAAATTATATTAAGTTAAAATTCTGCACCTGATTTCGTTCTCTTGTAAGAAAAAATGCTGTGGCATGAAGCACATCTGCAGCGTGTGTAGAGTTGTGGTAAGAATTTGTGGAATGATAGTTGGCCTCTATTAAGTTTAACCAGTTCATGACTGTCATTTCATCAACACGTAAAAAGTCACAGACACCAAATCGAGCCATTGCTTTTAATCCTAAGTGAACCAAAGGTCTGAAAGtagaaattagaaaaaattcaGAATCAATTGTTCAAATCAGTGGTTTACaaaaaatactgtggaatcatcaatGTTCGTGGGGGACCAATATTTGTGGCTTTCATGGGTAACATTTGCCCGCGAATCTACCGGTATATCCCCACTAACCTGCAAACaagcatttttttaacatttatttaagaCTATTTCGATTAcactaccaacgaaattacgtccccaagaaacaggaaaattttggctacccacgAACATAGACCTCCATGACTAAAAATGAATCAACAGTATATTGTTAGCTACATTTCACATTCGTTTTACACAATATGTTCAATTAGTTTGGGCGTGTGATGGTTTTTTCCCATATATATCAAACAGACTGATCATttcatcaaaaattaaaaatcaagaatACACAGGACTTATTATATTGGATAAAAATAAGAGTATGCAAATTCCACCCCGATATTGAAACTGAATGAGATCTGATGAAAAACATATTATCTCTCTATTTCCAACTCACCGTTTGGCTGTTGCCTTTTCTAAGTTGATAATGTTGAAATCCCATGAGGGTTCTAGTTCTAGTATTTCTAATACTTCTGGTTGCATCTGTGATAGCAAATTGTTGGGAATGTGGATATGGTGACCAGacactgaaaataaaaactcaaTGTTAAAAAGTCACGATAGTACATTATTCTATGACAGAGGTATTATAGTAAGTTGGCATTATTACATAACTAAACAAGAACCCATTCGTACCAGGTTTACTGTGGGACACACTGCTGCTCTCTTGAGAACTAGTTATGAGTTGTCGTTTTACATTTTgctgaaagaaaacaaaaatacatgtacatgtgtataaaacaATAGTTTCTTTTTCCTTGTTGCCATAGCAATCTTTGATAAACTCATTTATGACAAGATTTGAATATTACCAGTTCTTCTCAGTAGCAAGTAAACtcatatttaatcaaattttattgatgcaaaTTCGTCTTGGTAGGGAGTGAACTCACCGAAACCAGCCCGCCCACAAGGTCAGAGGTCATCGTGTCCCCCTCTTTCATTGGTTGTACAAAGTGTGGCGAGTACAATTGACTGGTTCGTAATATCTCTAGGACTTTGTCCAGCGCCTGAACCACTGTGATGGGGCTGTTTTCCTGTGCTGCATTTATGATGTTAATAACCTGGGAATAATTTAAACcacaaataaatttaatgaatgaaCTAGATAAATTGTTGACCTAGTTAGGAACTGGATGGATAGAAACAGCAGGAGGATAGAGTATATACCTTGGTTATGGGGGCTTCTACAGTCATGGAATGAATCTTGGCTAGAGACTCTCTCCTTCTAGGATATCCATGGGCCACCCCACCTACAATCAGATATAATCGCAATGTACAACGCAAAGCTTAATATATCatacatatacacatgtacataaacatgtatatacattcatTTGTTTATGAAGATACATGTTCTATAGAAATCTCTAAGAGATCATGAGTAAAGGTGTTAGAAGAAAAGAGATATTACACGTAGTCCTAAATAAACAAGATATTCTATATTCTCATTGGTTCATAATTAACCATTTACTTGTACAATATTTCCTGCGATGAGGAAACTAAGAATACTATGTATGCCAAAAGATTGTTATCTATATATCCCCAAATTTGTTCATGTTTAAATAAACTTAATCTAAATGACAAAACATTTCATCATTATGCTGTTTTTTATTGTAGTCTACAAAAGCTAAATTTTCTATAACCTTTTAAGTTTTCCCCCTTCCTTACTTTTGAGAACAAGACAATGAATGTACAGTCCATTAACATAGCATTGATTTATAGCTGTTTTTATGAGTTGGTTTATGTCATTACTGTATAGTCAGTTGGATCTATTAAACTGCAAGCTTATCAAAAGACTGAAGGAATTAATACAAGGTAAATGAAGGAATGAGAAGCCACTACAGGAGGTATAAGAATTAATTGTCAAGTTGATAAGACTGATGTACAACACACAGTACAGGAGGATCTGTATGATCAGCATTAGTCttactatatatatacacaagtGTAAGTCAGGCTGTCATAATAGGATTCAGTATCAAATGCATCAGGAGTTTACAGTGGTCACAAACATCAGGTCATACAATATCCTAGACAACAGCTTCTACATTGCAAAACTGGCATAAAAATGAGCAGGCATGCATTCACTGTTGTTGtcaaaaattaacttttataatttcaaatgtgGCAACTGAAGAAggcttttgaaaattaattatttttttaaaaatataatttgttattattgaccaacttcaaaaataaattcaacaaAGGCTACAGCTTTATATGGAAATAGCCTACTTgcattaaacttttattttgaaaaaaaaaaaaatgtttcaagtGTCAAGTGGTGGAAGTTTGTAGAATATGATAGGCACTCAGTgcaaaaaaatgtcaaatgaaGCACAGAAATTAGTAAGTGTGTTGAAACTGCAATCATTCTATGGTTGATCACTCACTAGATCTCCGTCGGAAACTGACCGGTAACCCCAACTTGACTGTAACCAACAACGAaaccaatcaaaatcaaagtacagtGCGGTCATGGTAACATCAAATATTCCATCAACCAGTTCTCCTGGTCTCTATCACAATGCTTATCTACCTTTACAATTGTCTAACACGTATGATGGAATGTTACAACATACAGATCTACTGACAACATTTACAGACTTTTGGTGGCGTACTTTTGACAGGGACAACTGATTCTGCACTCACCATTGGCTAGGTTGTACTCGGCTTCCTTTATCCTATCGCTGTATGAGGTATCTGGGGTTGTCTTTTGTACAGAAACAATGTGGGAAAGTTTCCTGTAAAAGTATAACACCTGTCATTCTATTCACATACATCCACATCTTCTCCTTCCTATCGAAATTTGGTGCcatttgtatattatttttgttaaattgagttttataatcatttgctgttataaagtttaatatttgagaaactaaaatataatgaaaaatatacagcCAGGAGTGTCCTTCAATAAATGATATCAACTCACCCTCCTGGTCCAAGT containing:
- the LOC105347718 gene encoding high affinity cAMP-specific and IBMX-insensitive 3',5'-cyclic phosphodiesterase 8B isoform X7 — translated: MQSSLVTMGNCQCYRKDKRPVPAAQYVQNTENEVTFGPMKLKQKNLSILLVFAKEDAQSDGFWWAADKMGYKCFIAHNAEGALECYLDKHHDVVIIDHRNNKSFDPEALCRSMRATKSSDHTVIVAVTKRIAPEKDEPSVLSLLKAGFNKRIPENHNVNSCINELLCLEYGEVRSQLKLRACSAVFSALDNISEAVQICNEDNQIQYVNPAYERLTGYSADEVIGKDATEMAKADRNKTDLHDTINNQLKKGKFWEGTYHTRRKSSDVGISTHCVFSPILGPGGKLSHIVSVQKTTPDTSYSDRIKEAEYNLANVKLGLPVSFRRRSSGVAHGYPRRRESLAKIHSMTVEAPITKVINIINAAQENSPITVVQALDKVLEILRTSQLYSPHFVQPMKEGDTMTSDLVGGLVSQNVKRQLITSSQESSSVSHSKPVSGHHIHIPNNLLSQMQPEVLEILELEPSWDFNIINLEKATAKRPLVHLGLKAMARFGVCDFLRVDEMTVMNWLNLIEANYHSTNSYHNSTHAADVLHATAFFLTRERNQAVLDQMDQVACLIAAIIHDVDHPGYTNAFLINEKNPLALMYNDQAVLENHHAALGFQLSWKDNSVNIFKNLTRDEYTPLRETIIDMVLATEMKQHFEHLNKFVSCVNKSTLKLEETSSMSGTGSPDSMAIINQLSTPENRSLIKRMLIKCADVSNPCRTTEMCIEWAKRIAEEYFIQTDEEKRRNLPVVMPAFDRKTCSIPKSQTSFIDFFINDMFDAWDYFCDIPDLMAHLQENYRYWKEKSEDEAS
- the LOC105347718 gene encoding high affinity cAMP-specific and IBMX-insensitive 3',5'-cyclic phosphodiesterase 8B isoform X6; translated protein: MLRTVAMDNIGLCNLQIGLSFFVQEHTHNGSISRDPREDKNTENEVTFGPMKLKQKNLSILLVFAKEDAQSDGFWWAADKMGYKCFIAHNAEGALECYLDKHHDVVIIDHRNNKSFDPEALCRSMRATKSSDHTVIVAVTKRIAPEKDEPSVLSLLKAGFNKRIPENHNVNSCINELLCLEYGEVRSQLKLRACSAVFSALDNISEAVQICNEDNQIQYVNPAYERLTGYSADEVIGKDATEMAKADRNKTDLHDTINNQLKKGKFWEGTYHTRRKSSDVGISTHCVFSPILGPGGKLSHIVSVQKTTPDTSYSDRIKEAEYNLANVKLGLPVSFRRRSSGVAHGYPRRRESLAKIHSMTVEAPITKVINIINAAQENSPITVVQALDKVLEILRTSQLYSPHFVQPMKEGDTMTSDLVGGLVSQNVKRQLITSSQESSSVSHSKPVSGHHIHIPNNLLSQMQPEVLEILELEPSWDFNIINLEKATAKRPLVHLGLKAMARFGVCDFLRVDEMTVMNWLNLIEANYHSTNSYHNSTHAADVLHATAFFLTRERNQAVLDQMDQVACLIAAIIHDVDHPGYTNAFLINEKNPLALMYNDQAVLENHHAALGFQLSWKDNSVNIFKNLTRDEYTPLRETIIDMVLATEMKQHFEHLNKFVSCVNKSTLKLEETSSMSGTGSPDSMAIINQLSTPENRSLIKRMLIKCADVSNPCRTTEMCIEWAKRIAEEYFIQTDEEKRRNLPVVMPAFDRKTCSIPKSQTSFIDFFINDMFDAWDYFCDIPDLMAHLQENYRYWKEKSEDEAS